Proteins co-encoded in one Streptococcus pyogenes genomic window:
- a CDS encoding L-threonylcarbamoyladenylate synthase: protein MEYLASIIESGDALVLPTETVYGLFAKALDEKAVNAVYDLKQRPRDKAMNLNVADFNSILAFSKEQPRYLKKLYQAFLPGPLTIILKANDQVPYWINSGLSTVGFRLPSHPITAALIQKTGPLIGPSANLSGKASGRVFDHIMQDFDFQVFGYADDPFLTGKDSTILDLSGERAVILRQGAITKEELLANVPELRF, encoded by the coding sequence ATGGAGTATCTAGCTAGTATCATTGAATCAGGTGATGCCCTTGTTTTACCAACAGAAACGGTTTATGGTCTTTTTGCCAAGGCTTTAGATGAAAAAGCAGTAAATGCTGTTTATGACTTAAAACAAAGACCCCGAGATAAAGCAATGAACCTTAATGTGGCTGATTTTAATAGTATCTTAGCCTTTTCAAAAGAACAGCCGAGATACCTCAAGAAATTATACCAAGCCTTTTTACCAGGTCCGTTAACGATTATTTTAAAAGCTAATGACCAGGTTCCTTATTGGATTAATTCGGGACTTTCAACGGTTGGTTTTCGCTTACCCAGTCATCCAATTACCGCAGCTTTAATTCAAAAAACAGGCCCTTTAATTGGTCCTTCTGCAAACTTATCTGGCAAAGCTAGTGGTCGAGTTTTTGATCATATTATGCAAGATTTTGACTTTCAAGTGTTTGGTTATGCAGATGATCCTTTTCTAACAGGTAAGGATTCAACCATCTTAGACTTATCAGGTGAGCGTGCTGTGATTTTACGTCAAGGTGCTATCACCAAAGAAGAATTATTAGCTAACGTGCCTGAACTTCGCTTTTAA
- a CDS encoding GNAT family N-acetyltransferase, producing the protein MLRPLSKTDCPMLQEINAKALGYLVSLDLLERQYERLIEDCHHYFLAYADKDTNQLLGYVHAERYETLYASDGLNLLGLAVLPAYQRRGIGSALLRALESQARQEGIAFIRLNSASHRKEAHAFYRNLDYADDKTQLRFIKNLQGDDNDF; encoded by the coding sequence ATGTTGAGACCATTAAGTAAAACGGACTGTCCTATGCTACAAGAAATTAATGCCAAAGCCCTTGGCTATTTAGTTTCGCTTGACTTGTTAGAAAGGCAATATGAACGATTGATTGAGGATTGCCATCACTATTTTTTAGCTTATGCCGACAAGGATACCAATCAATTATTAGGCTATGTTCACGCTGAACGGTATGAAACCCTTTATGCTTCTGATGGTCTTAATCTCTTGGGCTTGGCTGTTTTACCAGCCTATCAGAGAAGGGGAATTGGGAGTGCCTTACTAAGGGCCCTGGAATCCCAAGCTAGGCAGGAAGGCATTGCCTTTATTCGCCTCAATTCTGCCAGTCATCGTAAAGAAGCGCATGCTTTTTACCGAAACCTCGACTATGCAGATGATAAAACACAATTACGATTCATCAAAAACTTACAAGGAGATGACAATGATTTTTGA
- the glyA gene encoding serine hydroxymethyltransferase, with protein sequence MIFDKGNVEDFDKELWDAIHAEEERQEHHIELIASENMVSKAVMAAQGSVLTNKYAEGYPGNRYYGGTECVDIVETLAIERAKKLFGAAFANVQAHSGSQANAAAYMALIEAGDTVLGMDLAAGGHLTHGSPVNFSGKTYHFVGYSVDTDTEMLNYEAILEQAKAVQPKLIVAGASAYSRSIDFEKFRAIADHVGAYLMVDMAHIAGLVAAGVHPSPVPYAHIVTSTTHKTLRGPRGGLILTNDEALAKKINSAVFPGLQGGPLEHVIAAKAVAFKEALDPAFKDYAQAIIDNTAAMAAVFAQDDRFRLISGGTDNHVFLVDVTKVIANGKLAQNLLDEVNITLNKNAIPFETLSPFKTSGIRIGCAAITSRGMGVKESQTIARLIIKALVNHDQETILEEVRQEVRQLTDAFPLYKK encoded by the coding sequence ATGATTTTTGATAAAGGTAATGTTGAAGACTTTGATAAAGAGCTTTGGGATGCCATTCATGCTGAAGAAGAAAGACAAGAACATCATATCGAATTGATTGCATCTGAAAACATGGTTTCAAAAGCTGTCATGGCAGCTCAAGGTTCTGTTTTAACCAATAAGTATGCAGAAGGCTATCCAGGTAATCGCTATTATGGTGGAACAGAATGTGTGGATATTGTCGAAACGCTTGCTATTGAACGTGCTAAGAAACTTTTCGGTGCCGCATTTGCCAATGTTCAAGCCCATTCCGGAAGTCAAGCCAATGCAGCAGCTTATATGGCCTTGATTGAGGCTGGTGACACCGTATTAGGAATGGATTTGGCTGCAGGTGGTCATCTCACGCATGGCTCTCCAGTAAATTTTTCTGGAAAAACCTACCATTTTGTGGGTTACTCAGTAGATACTGATACTGAAATGTTAAATTATGAGGCGATTTTAGAACAAGCAAAGGCGGTCCAACCAAAGCTTATCGTTGCAGGGGCTTCGGCCTACTCTAGAAGCATTGATTTTGAAAAGTTTCGTGCCATTGCTGATCACGTAGGTGCTTACTTAATGGTGGACATGGCTCACATCGCTGGCCTTGTAGCAGCAGGTGTGCACCCGAGTCCTGTCCCTTATGCGCATATTGTGACATCAACAACCCATAAAACCTTACGTGGTCCTCGTGGAGGCTTGATATTAACCAATGACGAAGCTCTTGCTAAAAAGATTAATTCGGCCGTTTTCCCTGGTTTACAAGGAGGACCTCTGGAACACGTGATTGCTGCCAAAGCGGTTGCCTTCAAAGAAGCCTTGGATCCAGCCTTTAAAGACTATGCACAAGCTATTATTGATAATACTGCGGCTATGGCAGCAGTTTTTGCACAAGATGATCGTTTCCGTCTGATCTCAGGTGGTACAGATAATCATGTCTTTTTAGTAGATGTCACTAAGGTTATTGCTAATGGTAAACTAGCGCAAAATCTTCTGGATGAGGTTAATATTACCCTTAATAAAAATGCCATTCCTTTTGAAACCTTGTCGCCATTTAAAACCTCAGGTATTCGCATTGGTTGTGCTGCCATAACCAGCCGTGGTATGGGTGTTAAAGAGAGTCAGACCATTGCCCGTCTTATCATCAAAGCCTTGGTTAATCATGATCAAGAAACTATTCTTGAAGAAGTCCGTCAGGAAGTGCGTCAGTTAACCGATGCCTTCCCACTCTATAAAAAGTAA
- a CDS encoding nucleoid-associated protein codes for MLDSYIKRIVIHQFSPNDTELLLSDRLVSITPRIDEYFRKKLAKVFSDEAKRGQFEANNTFFTTIGDDLLETSVTIAQLWKEAFVISEDQKTNDLVFVQFDKDGEPFFAFLRIALKEQFAHLSDNYEHPFTVTQNNLPSPTQTPDEALVINLKSGQYYLIEKRVKHNGSFANYFSEHLLKVTPEQSVKKSIKMIEQTAQKIAEHFNQDDFTFQSKMKSTLFKQLEADDVLSPEKLADQLFDDNLTARLTFVDQVKDVIPEPIKISDIEHSRQIKKLENQKLSLSNGIELTVPNAIYQDAEAVEFLLNDDGTYSILIKNIEDIKTK; via the coding sequence ATGTTAGATAGTTATATAAAACGTATTGTCATTCATCAATTTTCTCCCAATGACACTGAGTTACTGTTATCAGATCGTTTAGTGAGCATTACACCGCGAATTGATGAATATTTCCGAAAAAAATTGGCCAAAGTGTTCTCGGACGAAGCCAAACGTGGTCAGTTTGAGGCTAATAATACCTTTTTTACAACCATTGGTGATGATTTGTTGGAAACGTCTGTTACCATTGCCCAGTTATGGAAGGAAGCCTTTGTTATTTCAGAGGATCAAAAAACCAATGACTTAGTCTTTGTTCAGTTTGATAAGGATGGCGAACCCTTTTTTGCTTTCTTGCGAATTGCTTTGAAAGAACAGTTTGCTCACCTTTCTGACAATTATGAACATCCATTTACGGTGACGCAGAATAATCTGCCGAGTCCCACCCAGACACCAGATGAAGCACTAGTCATTAATCTCAAATCTGGTCAGTACTACTTGATTGAAAAGCGTGTGAAGCATAATGGCAGTTTTGCTAATTATTTTTCAGAACACCTCTTGAAAGTTACACCTGAGCAATCTGTTAAAAAGTCTATCAAAATGATAGAACAAACCGCTCAAAAAATTGCAGAGCATTTTAATCAAGATGATTTTACTTTTCAGTCAAAGATGAAATCCACTCTTTTTAAGCAGTTAGAAGCAGACGACGTTTTATCACCAGAAAAATTAGCTGACCAACTCTTTGATGATAATTTAACAGCCCGTTTAACCTTTGTGGATCAAGTCAAAGATGTCATTCCAGAACCTATAAAAATTAGCGATATTGAACATTCTAGACAGATAAAAAAACTAGAAAATCAAAAGCTATCGTTATCAAACGGGATAGAATTAACAGTACCAAATGCCATTTATCAGGATGCTGAAGCGGTTGAATTTTTGTTAAATGATGATGGGACTTATTCAATCTTGATTAAAAATATAGAGGATATTAAAACCAAATAG